The Paenibacillus spongiae nucleotide sequence GAATTTTGCCGAGATTAAGGAATTGATCCATAAACGGTTCGACCATTCCTTGTTAAATGATCATGACGACCTGTTTAGCGACGAGGACGCCGAGCGCTTCCCGACGACAGAGGTTGTCGCCAGAACGATGAGCGAGATCATCCAGTCTTATCTGGACCAAGCGGCGAACAAGCCGATCTGCGTTCAAGTCTTTCTAAGGGAGACGCCGACAAGCTACGTGGTGTACCGTCCGTTAGCAGGAGGATCGCGATGAGCGCGGCACGCGTACCGGTGATGGAAGTATTCGGCCCGACCGTTCAAGGCGAGGGAATGGTTATCGGACAGAAAACGATGTTCGTGCGCACGGCGGGCTGCGACTATTCGTGCTCCTGGTGCGATTCTGCTTTTACATGGGATGGGACGGGAAAACAGGATATTCGCATGCTGACGGCCGAGGAGATTGTTGCCGAGCTCTTCGAGGTCGGCGGAGATACCTTCTCCCATGTGACGATTTCCGGCGGGAATCCTGCGTTAATCGGAGGCATGCATGAATTGGTCGATTTGCTCCATACTAGGGGGATAAGGGTAGCCTTGGAAACGCAGGGCAGCCGCTGGCAGGACTGGTTCCTAACCATCGATGAGCTGACGCTGTCGCCGAAACCGCCAAGCTCAGGTATGAGCACCGATTGGGATGTGCTGGATGGTATCATCGAAAAGCTGACTCAAGCAGGTAGGAACTTCAGCCTGAAGGTTGTCGTGTTCGATGAGCTCGATTTGCAGTATGCGGTGAAGGTCCATCAGCGTTATCCCGGATGTACATTTTATGTGCAAGCGGGGAATGATGATTTGACCGAGAGCGATCAGGAAGTTTTGATAAAAAGGCTTGTGAAGCGGTATGAGTGGCTGATTGATGCTGTTATGGCATCGAGGGAGTTAAAGAGTGTTCGGGTGCTTCCGCAGCTGCATTCCTGGGTTTGGGGGAATAGGCGTGGGGTTTGATGGGGAGAGACGTGGGGAGTTAGTTAGATCAACAAGCAATAGAACGAAAACAAATAGATCAATGTAAATTAAGGGTGGATAGCCAATGCCTGTTCCCGCATACGACACATATTGAGAGAGTTTGTTGATATATAAGGGGTATCAATGATGGATGTATCTATTTGGGGACGCGCCATTTACGTGTCCCCAATTTGTCTTTATTATGTCAGGGAAAGTTTATTAGGGATACTAATTTCTGCTGTTTAAGATTATTCGCGGTGAACTTGAGTTTTCTTAGGCACCGCTATTCCCGTGACAATGCTTGTTCTAAACAAGAAGAAAGAACCTGCTCGTAAAGGTAAGGTACAAATCATAGATGCCTCATCGTTTGGTGAAAGAAAACGAGGTGTGACGGTTCTTTCTAGTCTCGAGATTGAACAGATACTAGATTTTTACTCTGGCTTGAAAGAGGATAAGAAGCTAAGTCGAATCTTAGATGTGTTTGAGATTCGGGAGAATAATTATAATTTGTTACCTGGTTCTTATGTGCAGATGGAGGATGCAGAATCAGTCATAGGGGACGTATAAATCGATCGTTCTATGTATGAACAGAATACGACGACGGTACCTTTAAACTTATGACGATTTACAGGGGTCTAAATACAGCAAGTAGTGTAGAGGCAGATGCTTTTCATGCTAAAGTCATACAATTATCCGACGTTAAGGACGGGGTGCTTCACTTAGAAGCCGTTGAAAATTACGGAATAAAGGCAATAACCAGAGAAGAAGAAGCTGAAATATCGGTTAACTTCATAGGCCTTCGTCCGTTTCCCGGGGTAGATCCGTATTCCTTATTTGCATTCTTTGAGAGTCCTATTGGGGAATCTTACATCCGCGCCTTGAGGAAAGGTGCTTCACTACCCATTCTAAACGTGAAGGAAATTCAAGATATTCCGATACTCAAACTAAGTGCTGAAGAGATGGAACATGTGGGGCTAAGCTATAAAAAGGCAATGGGTGCCTATGCCCAAGCACTCGCGGCGGCTGAACAGATGCGTATCGCTCAATTAGAGCAGGTTTATGATAAAACGGGTTTAAGCAGAGGATATATGCAGAAAAAGTAAGTTAGTTAATCTGAGAAAGTTTATAGAGTTTTGCGTGGTTTTATAACCCCTCTTTAGTTAACCGGAATTTCTTAAAGATAATTCAAAAGCACTATTAAGCCGAATAGTCCATTCACAGGAGATGGGGCTTCTGTGTCGAATTAAAACTATATGACCCCTTAAGTAAAGAGAACATCGTTTCCTGACAGCTAGTTATCCTCACTGCATGATAGAATGCTCTTTGAGCGAAATTAGCTTTTTGAAAATGACTTTGAAGATATGAAGATACAAAGCAAGCAACTTAGAAAGGAACGAAGTGAACTATGGCAAAAAAAACTGTAGTGCAGGAACAATCGCTTGAAAGCATTTTATGGAATTGCCGGAATGCCCTTAGGGGAACTGTGGGCGGAAACGAAAAAAACCGCGACGCCGTCATGGGCTTGGTATTTCTGAAATTCGCCGGAGATAAATTTGAAAAACGGCGCGAGGAAATAAAGGCGCAGTACGGTGATGTACCTGCGTTCCTTGAAAAAGCCTCTTTCTACCTTTCTGAAAATGTGTTCTATTTGAGCGAAACTTCACGCTGGTCTTACATCGTAATGAACGCCAGCTCGGACGAAATCGCCGTTATTTTGGACAAGGCTATGGCAGATATTGAAGATAAGAATAAATCCTTAAAAGGCGCACTGCCGCAGAACTTCTATGCGACGCTTGGTGCTAGAAGTGCATCTATTAAAGGGCTGATCGACGAAATTAACAAGATAGATGAGAAGAAATTTCAGGACAAAGACCTCATCGGAAGGGTATATGAATACTTCTTACAGGTATTTGCCATGGACGCCGGTCAGGGTGCCGAAAAAGGTGAATTCTATACTCCCGCAAGCATCGTTAACCTTATCGCCGAACTCATAGAGCCGTATAGTGGACGCGTTTACGATCCCTGCTGTGGAAGCGGCGGCATGTTTGTGCAGTCAGTTAAGTTTGTGGAACGGCACAATGGCAATCGATTGAAAATCTCCGTCATTGGGCAGGAGTCTAATCCCGATACATGGCGGCTGGCAAAAATGAATCTGGCTATACGGGGTATTTCCTATCACCTCGGCGATAGGGCAATTTCAACATTTATTGACGACCGCCACAAGGATGACAAGGTGGATTTCATCATGGCAAATCCACCGTTTAATCTGAAAAACTGGCGAGGCAAGGACGAACTCACCGACGATTACCGCTGGAGAGGCTATGATGTACCTCCCGTTTCCAACGCTAACTATGCGTGGGTGCTGCATATGCTCGCTAAACTTGACGTGACAAATGGTATTGCGGGCTTTCTGCTCTCAAACGGTGCTTTGAACGCAGGTGGTGAGGAATACAAAATTCGCAAACAGCTTATTGAAAACGACAAACTGGAGGCAATTATTGTTCTTCCTCGTGAGATGTTCTACTCGACGGATATTTCGGTTACGCTTTGGATTGTCAATAACAACAAAAAGGCTCGGATGCTGAACGGTCGTGAGTTGCGCGACCGACAGAATGAGGTGTTGTTTATTGACTTACGTCGATGGAATGAGAATGTCTATGAGAAAAAGTATGTGATGTTCGACGAGGAGCAGATTGCCAACATCAAGAAGATTTACACAGACTGGCAGAATGCAGATAAATCGGCTTATACCGATATGCCGGAACTCTGCAAATCGGCTAAGTTGGAAGAAATCCGAGTACGGAACTACTCCCTCGCGCCAAGCAA carries:
- the queD gene encoding 6-carboxytetrahydropterin synthase QueD, whose translation is MIQQIYPTVAHNYRYELNKDMQFAAAHYVPTERAGKCSRVHGHTYFANITIVGDELDDSGFLVNFAEIKELIHKRFDHSLLNDHDDLFSDEDAERFPTTEVVARTMSEIIQSYLDQAANKPICVQVFLRETPTSYVVYRPLAGGSR
- the queE gene encoding 7-carboxy-7-deazaguanine synthase QueE — protein: MSAARVPVMEVFGPTVQGEGMVIGQKTMFVRTAGCDYSCSWCDSAFTWDGTGKQDIRMLTAEEIVAELFEVGGDTFSHVTISGGNPALIGGMHELVDLLHTRGIRVALETQGSRWQDWFLTIDELTLSPKPPSSGMSTDWDVLDGIIEKLTQAGRNFSLKVVVFDELDLQYAVKVHQRYPGCTFYVQAGNDDLTESDQEVLIKRLVKRYEWLIDAVMASRELKSVRVLPQLHSWVWGNRRGV
- a CDS encoding N-6 DNA methylase, producing MLVLNKKKEPARKGKVQIIDASSFGERKRGVTVLSSLEIEQILDFYSGLKEDKKLSRILDVFEIRENNYNLLPGSYVQMEDAESVIGDV
- a CDS encoding type I restriction-modification system subunit M; translated protein: MAKKTVVQEQSLESILWNCRNALRGTVGGNEKNRDAVMGLVFLKFAGDKFEKRREEIKAQYGDVPAFLEKASFYLSENVFYLSETSRWSYIVMNASSDEIAVILDKAMADIEDKNKSLKGALPQNFYATLGARSASIKGLIDEINKIDEKKFQDKDLIGRVYEYFLQVFAMDAGQGAEKGEFYTPASIVNLIAELIEPYSGRVYDPCCGSGGMFVQSVKFVERHNGNRLKISVIGQESNPDTWRLAKMNLAIRGISYHLGDRAISTFIDDRHKDDKVDFIMANPPFNLKNWRGKDELTDDYRWRGYDVPPVSNANYAWVLHMLAKLDVTNGIAGFLLSNGALNAGGEEYKIRKQLIENDKLEAIIVLPREMFYSTDISVTLWIVNNNKKARMLNGRELRDRQNEVLFIDLRRWNENVYEKKYVMFDEEQIANIKKIYTDWQNADKSAYTDMPELCKSAKLEEIRVRNYSLAPSKYIEFIDHDLEIDYAAEMARIQGEMREILKAEKASQTMLETAFKGIGYGIE